DNA from Deltaproteobacteria bacterium:
CCGGGTGCGGCGCAACAATGAGTCGCACGTGTCACCCATGACCGATGCCGCAACCCCGTAGCGCGAGCGCATCAAGCCCGTCGTGGGTCAGGTGGTCGCGCTGTCGCTCCAAGACCGCACCTTTGGCCTGGGGCACGTGGTCCTGCTCGCGCGATCGGCCTTCATGAGGACCTCACCGCCCCTTGCGCCCGGCCGTCTTGAGCAGCGACACGCCCTTCCGATCCTCGCCGCTCGGCCACGCCTGTAGCTGCGGTACCTCGCTCCGCTTCCACTCCGCGGTCGTGCGCAGGTCCACGAACTTCCGCACGAGTGCGTCGATCGCCTTCGAGAGCATCTCGGTCAGATAGAGCCGCTCATCAATCCGCTCGGACTCCTCCTCGGCAATCAGCGTGGGCTGCTGCGCCCTCATCCGGCTCGCGTCGCGCGAGGCTAAGATTGCTGCAATGCGATGGCCATGGTCGAAGCGGGCGGCCCCGGATGAATTGCTCAAGGCAGCGTCGAGCGGCGACCTTGCGTCGATGGTGCAGCTCATTGACGGCGGCGCGGCCGTCAATGCCGCGAACGACCGTGGCTTGACGCCGATGATCATGGCCTGCTTCACGGGGCGCGTGGACATTGTTCGTCTCTTGCTCCAACGAGGCTGCGATCCGCGTCAGGCGAACGTGGACGGCGAGATGCCGCTGCTGGTCTGCGCCAACACCGACGCCGCGAGCGAGATCGTTCGCCTCCTCCTGGACGCAGGTGCCGAAGTCAATGCGCGCACACGCGATCAACGAACGCCCCTCTCCGCGCACGCGCAAGAAGGACGAGTTGATGCCATCACGCAACTGCTCGACGCGGGCGCGATTGTCGATGCCGGCGACGACCGGCTGGTCACCCCGCTGCGGTTGGCCGTTGCGAACAAGCACGCCTCAGCGGTCCGGGTACTCCTTCAGGCGGGGGCAGTCGCCTCCCGTCGCGCATCCGATGGCTTCACCCCATTCGGAGCTGCCATTGCGAGCGCCGATGAGGACATCGTCGAGATGCTCGCAGCTGTGTGTGATCCGAACCTCGCAGTCGCTGGAGACGAGCCGGCCCTCTTTCAGGCAGCGCGGCGGGGCCGGGCGAACGTCATCCGTCTCCTCATACGAGCGGGGGCCGACCTGGACTTTTGCCATCCCGACGTGGGCAGTGCGCTGTGTGCAGCGACACTGGCGGATTCGGACGACGCGTTGGTCGTTCTGCTCGAGGCCGGGATCCCCGTCGATCTCAAGAACTCCTCGGGGGCGCAGGCCCTGCACCTTGCCGCCTACGCCGGAAAACTCGGAGCGTTGGACAGACTGCTCGCGGCTGGCGCCGATCCGAACGCGCTCACGGCGCCACGCGGGACCCCACTGCGCGCGGCAGCCGAACGTGGACATGTGGCGATTGTCGAGCGCCTGCTCGCATGCGGCGCAGACCCAAGCCCGGTTGATGCCTTCAACCGACGCCCGATTGATGAC
Protein-coding regions in this window:
- a CDS encoding ankyrin repeat domain-containing protein; translated protein: MVQLIDGGAAVNAANDRGLTPMIMACFTGRVDIVRLLLQRGCDPRQANVDGEMPLLVCANTDAASEIVRLLLDAGAEVNARTRDQRTPLSAHAQEGRVDAITQLLDAGAIVDAGDDRLVTPLRLAVANKHASAVRVLLQAGAVASRRASDGFTPFGAAIASADEDIVEMLAAVCDPNLAVAGDEPALFQAARRGRANVIRLLIRAGADLDFCHPDVGSALCAATLADSDDALVVLLEAGIPVDLKNSSGAQALHLAAYAGKLGALDRLLAAGADPNALTAPRGTPLRAAAERGHVAIVERLLACGADPSPVDAFNRRPIDDARDNGHSAIVQRLERAARPAHLVPRAPQRNSLARMLPERSDASLRGVQAGLRKGDEVLRAGASSVEAPSMVSAIREKVPQWSLSFNVDSPDPRVAFREVEFVLWRYPDLQSTQADAVPAVPPPQSAVLSAIGRIAEIPYLLSVWSRHSERAAARLGDESPASIAGAMVHPPPRPAHIEPWDWWFRVQVAAALVIARQATPPWATSGSRAVLKSVLNGPADWTNTAAIIALFEVGMRDASTRGDVLETLLEAARRPLTPPVFQHVVEPACVALLEFPQLDPIVADELRARIVADG